In one window of Cyanobacteriota bacterium DNA:
- a CDS encoding FHA domain-containing protein, protein MNYLTLVWTEAGQVKSWQITDQMGTVRLGRDPSRCQVVLSHPTVSGLHVDIGFQPQQQRFVLRNLRPSNPPMVNGQVVTQAEVALATGDRLLLGDLLLVVQACHVALPAVVAYGLQCPRCQQICDYDRLELGCPWCGTSLASAASVIMP, encoded by the coding sequence ATGAATTACCTCACTTTAGTATGGACAGAAGCCGGGCAGGTCAAAAGTTGGCAGATAACTGATCAAATGGGTACAGTTCGCCTTGGTCGGGATCCTAGTCGTTGCCAAGTGGTGTTAAGTCATCCCACAGTATCGGGTTTGCATGTGGACATTGGGTTTCAACCTCAGCAACAGCGGTTTGTATTGCGGAACTTGCGGCCTAGCAATCCACCCATGGTGAATGGGCAAGTCGTGACCCAAGCGGAAGTTGCCCTAGCCACAGGCGATCGCCTGCTGCTGGGTGATTTGCTGCTGGTAGTGCAAGCTTGTCATGTGGCGCTACCTGCTGTTGTGGCCTACGGACTGCAATGTCCCCGCTGTCAACAGATATGTGACTACGATCGCCTAGAGCTAGGTTGTCCTTGGTGTGGCACCTCCCTAGCATCTGCTGCCAGCGTGATTATGCCATGA